A region of the Gallaecimonas mangrovi genome:
TCGAACAGGTGAAAGCGGCAGAGCATATAGATCCTGTCTATGCTCAAAGGCTTAAAGAAGTCGCTGATAGCGGCGTCAAGTTGCTGGCCCGTAAAGCAGCGATTGGAATTGAAGGGCTAGTTCTTGACAAGGCTGTTAAAGTCATCATCTAAGCGTTGTCCTGGCCGGAACTATCTGTTATAGATAGCCGCCTTAAACGAGCTGAAGGCTCACATCGTCCTGATGATTAGGAGAGTCAGCATGGCTGAAGTCAAAAAGAAAAGCTCCTTGGGGGTTCTGGCTATTGCCGGCGTGGAGCCTTATCAAGAGAAGCCAGGCGAAGAGTACATGAACGAGGATCAACTTGCGCATTTTCGCAAAATCCTCGAAGCATGGCGTCGCCAGCTCAGGGAAGAAGTGGATCGTACCGTGACCCATATGAAGGATGAAGCAGCCAACTTTGCTGATCCTGCTGACCGTGCGTCACAAGAAGAAGAATTCAGTCTGGAGCTGCGCACCCGTGACCGCGAGCGCAAACTCATTAAGAAGATTGAAAAGACCTTGCAGATCATCGAAGAAGGCGAATACGGCTTCTGCGAGTCTTGCGGCATTGAGATTGGTATTCGCCGTCTTGAAGCTCGCCCGACCGCTGAGCTGTGTATTGACTGCAAAACTCTTGCTGAGATCCGCGAGAAGCAAATGGCTGGCTAATGGCCAGCCATTACATAGGGCGCTTTGCCCCTAGTCCTTCAGGGCCGTTACACCTGGGTTCATTGGTGGCGGCCCTTGGTTCTTTTTTGGACGCTAGAGCCAATAATGGCCGCTGGTTAGTCCGCATCGAAGATATCGACCCTCCCCGTGAAATGCCCGGTGCCGACAGTGCCATTTTGCGCACTTTGGACGCCTTTGGCCTCCATTGGGATGGAGAAATACGATATCAAAGCCAATGCCACGCTGCGTATGACGCGCGTTTGGCAGCATTGGCAGCGCGGCAACAAAGCTATCGCTGTGGCTGTACCCGTAAACAGCTTAAGGCCCAAGGGCTGCACAGCCGAAAAGATTGCCAAACGCCACCAGAGGGGCAACCGGCAGCGCTGCGTTTTAAAAATGACGCCCCGGTTTATCGGTTTACTGACCGCCGTCTCGGTGCTGTGGAAGTTGGCCAAACATTGGCCGCAGAAGATTTTATTATTCATCGCAAAGACGGCCTTTATGCGTATCAATTGGCCGTTGTCAGCGACGATATAGACCAAGGTGTTACCCATGTGGTGCGAGGCCTGGACTTGCTCGACGCAACCGTCTGGCAGCTCGGGCTTTATAATGCTTTGGGCGCGAGCCATTGCCATTATTTGCATTTACCACTGGTGTTGGGGGATGACGGACAAAAACTGTCAAAGCAGAATCATGCTGACCCCATAAATGATAAAGCGCCACTGCCTGCCCTTAAGCAAGCCATGGCGTATTTGGGGCTTAAAGCGCGAGATGACAGCTCCGTTGATGCCTTATTATCCGACGCCATCACACAATGGTCATGGCTGGATGATTCTCAACCGGCGCAAGCTTAGGTATGATTTGCGCCTTAAACAGATTGCTTGTGTTTTCAGGTGAACGACATTATTTCCCGAGTTATAGATTTCTGCCGTCGCGTGGTCGGTGGTAAAGAACAACAAATCACCAGCGTCATCGCCAGGGATAACCACAATATTAGCCGCAAAGCGATCAGCGATAATGCGCTAAAAGTGTTGTATCGATTGAACAAGGCGGGTTACCAGGCCTATTTGGTTGGTGGCGGTGTGCGCGACTTGCTTTTGGGCCTCAAACCCAAAGACTTCGATATTGTTACCAACGCCACTCCTGACGAAATCAAGAAGTTGTTTCGCAACTGCCGCCTGGTTGGCCGCCGGTTCCGTCTTGCCCATATTCTTTTTGGTCGCGAAGTCATCGAAGTGGCAACCTTTAGGGGCAGCTTAACTGACAACCCCGACGCCGCTCGCTCCGACGAAGGCATGTTGCTGCGCGATAATGCTTATTCCGATTCAGTCGAAGAAGACGCCCTGCGCCGCGATTTTTCTATCAATGCCCTTTATTACAACATTGCCGACTACAGCATCATTGATTTTGCTGGTGGCATGCAGGCGATAGAAAACCGCCGTATTGAACTGATTGGCGACCCGGCCACCCGCTACCGTGAAGACCCGGTGCGGATGCTGCGCGCCGTACGTTTTGCTACCAAGCTCGATATGGACATTGCCCCCGCCACGGCCGCGCCTATCCAAGAGCTGGCATCCCTGCTGGATGACATTCCGGCAGCACGCCTTTTTGAAGAAAGCCTCAAGCTCTTTATGGCAGGCCATGGCCTGGATAATTTTCGCATGCTGTGCGACTACGGCTTGTTCCAACGTCTCTTCCCCAGCCTAACGCCCTTTTTAAGTGACCAAAGGGCCAGCCGTTTTATACAACTGGCCCTGGAAAACACCGACTATCGGGTGCGTAACGACATGAAGAGCACCCCGGCATACCTGTTTGCAGCGCTGCTGTGGCCGGTGCTGGATATACGCGCGCAAGACATTTTGCTCGAATCGGGCCTGCCCAGTAATGACGCTTACCAAATCGCCATGAACGAAGTCTTGGACGAGCAGTGCCGCCATATCGCGATCCCACGACGTTTTACCACCACTATTCGCGAAATTTGGACCCTGCAAACCCGCCTTGATAAACGTGCCGGCCGCCGGGCTGAGCGCTTGTTTGAGCATCCGCGGTTTCGCGCCGCTTATGACTTTTTAGAAATGCGCGGTGAGGTTGAAGGCAAAGAAATTAAAGCCTTGGCCGAATGGTGGAAGGAATATCAAAACGTTGAAGGTGCTGAGAGGCAACGCTTGGTAGCGGGCATTTTTGACAGTAAAGGTGCCAAACGGCGTAAACCTCGCAAACGCAAGCCGCGCCGCAAACCCAACAATGAGCAATAAGGCCTATATCGGGCTGGGCGCCAACCTTACCAGCCCAGCCCGCCAACTCTGGCAGGCACTGCACCACCTTGCCGCCCTGCCAGAGACTCGCCTTCTCGCCAGTTCCAGCTTTTATCGCAGCGCCCCCATGGGCCCGCAAGACCAACCCGATTACGTTAATGCGGTAGCGCTAATTGATACTGCGCTTGCGCCTTTGGCCCTACTGGATGCTTTGCAAGCCATAGAGAACCAGCAAGGCCGCATCAGAACGCGGCACTGGGGCGAGCGCACCCTGGATTTAGACTTGCTGCTTTACGGGCAAATTACCCTCGATTTGCCGCGCCTTAAGGTGCCGCATTATGGCTTAAAAGATCGCAATTTTGTGATCCAGCCCCTATTTGAGCTCTCCCCTGAACTGGTACTACCAGATGGCAAAGCCTTGGTAGATCTGGCCTGCACTACAAATGACCTCGTCAAGGTGGCACCACCACTTTGCGACTGCCGAACCTTGCGTTAGAGTAATCGCCCTAATTCGCTCGGAAGGCCTCCTTATGAGCAAGGTCAATGAAGCCGCGCTGAAAAAACGCATCAGCATTTCTACTCTGCATAAAATGAAACAGCGTGGTGAAAAATTCGCCACCCTTACCGCTTACGACGCCAGTTTTGCCAAGCTTTTTGACGACCATGGGGTGTCAATGCTGTTGATTGGCGATTCGCTGGGTAATGTGGTTCAAGGGCTCGACGATACCTTGGCCGTAACGGTTGACGATATTGCCTACCATACCCGTTGCGTCAGAGCCGCCACCCAAGGCGCCCTTATCGTCGCTGACTTGCCCTTTATGAGCTACGCCACCCACGAAAAGGCCTGTGAAAACGCTGCCACCCTGATGCGCGCTGGCGCACAGATGGTGAAATTAGAAGGCGGCGAATGGATTTGCGACACCATCCGCAGCTTGGTGCAACGTAGTGTGCCGGTCTGTGCCCACATTGGCCTGATGCCACAATCAGTGCACCTGATGGGTGGCTACAAGGTACAAGGCAAATCCGACGAAGACGCCCAGCGCATTCTGCGTGAAGCTAAAGCGGTAGAAGCCGCTGGCGCACAACTACTGGTTATCGAATGCGTCAGCCAAAAAGTGGCCAAGGCCGTTACCGAGGCGCTCAGCATTCCGGTTATCGGCATTGGCGCTGGCCCTGACACCGACGGCCAAATATTGGTAATGCATGACCTTTTTGGGATTAGTGCTGGCCATATCCCTAAGTTTTCTAAGAATTTCTTAACCGAGACAGGTAACATGCAACAAGCGGTTGCTCGTTATGTCTCTGACGTGGCCGAAGGACATTTTCCGGCGGCCGAGCATTCGTTTGAGTGAGGTAATAGCCGAATGCGCACCGTGCATTCCGTAAAAGATCTGCGTGCCCAGGTAAAGGCCTGGCACCAGAAGGGCGAAAAAGTCGCTCTGGTCCCAACCATGGGTAACCTTCACGAAGGCCACCTGACCCTGGTCAGGGAAGCAAAACAGCAAGCAGACCGTGTGGTTGTTTCTATTTTTGTAAACCCCATGCAGTTTGGTGCTAACGAAGACCTAAGCGCCTACCCGCGCACCCCGGAAGAAGATTCCCGGGCCTTGTTTGATGAAGGGGTCGATTTGCTGTTTATGCCGCCCCCCGAAGCGCTCTACCCGCATGGCATGGAAGGCCACACCAAAGTTGAAGTCCCTGGCATTTCCGATCTGTACTGTGGTCAAACCCGGCCTGGGCATTTTCGTGGCGTGACCACGGTAGTGTGTAAGCTATTTAACTTGGTTCAGCCGGATGTTGCCTGTTTTGGCATGAAAGACTATCAGCAGCTGGCCGTTATTCGGCGCATGGTTGAAGACTTAGCCATGCCGATTGAGATCCGCGGCGTTGCGACGGTTCGCGCAGAAAGCGGCTTGGCGCTGAGTTCACGTAACGGCTACCTTATTGCTGAGCAGCGGCAACAAGCCCCGGCCCTTTATGCCACCTTGCAAGCAATGGGCGAAGCCTTAGCGCAAGGGAACACCGATTTTGCTGCGCTCATTGAGCAAGGCAAAAGCCGCCTGGAACAGGCTGGCTTTAAACCCGACTACCTCCACATTCTGAATGCCGATACTCTGGCACCGGCAACCAAGAACGATCAGGAAGTCGTGTTATTGGCGGCAGCTTACATTGGTAAAGCGCGCCTGATAGACAACCTGCTTGTGAATTTGCAGGCCTGAAATATTTGGTTTATATTGCGCCGACTTTTGCGGCTGCGTGGTAATATTGCCGCGTTTTCCGTCATCGTCGCGAAAAAATTATAGGATTTTTAGCCATGCAAAGAGTCATGCTGCAAGGCAAACTGCACCAAGCCCGAGTTACTCACTCTGTCTTGGAATATGAAGGTTCCTGTGCCATTGACCAGGATCTTCTTGATGCTGCCGGCATTCTGGAATACGAAGAAATCCAAATCTACAACATCGACAACGGTGAGCGCTTTACCACCTACGCCATTAGTGGCGAACGTGGTTCTAAAGTCATTTCTGTTAACGGTGCTGCAGCGCGCCGAGCCGACAAGGGCGATCGTATTATTATTTGCGCCTTTGTTCGTCTGGACGCGGAAGAAGTGCAAAAGCACAAGCCCAGCCTGGTTTACCTGGATGCAGAAAACAACATCGTGCGCACCAGCAAAGCCATACCCGTGCAGGTAGCTTGATTACTTAAGCACAAAAAAACGCCGGCTTGCCGGCGTTTTTTTATTCCATCATTGCCCAGAGATAGAGCCCTTCCAGGGCGAGCAGCAACACTGCGGCAGTAAAAACCACCGTTAACTTCACCTTGATAAGCTCTCTCATGGCAGCCCCTCTGTTGTGGTTGCTACCTTCAAAGTAGGTGCTTTTAGGCATCTGTGCACGGCGCTACGCTAGGTTAAGGTCCGCTTTTAACTGCCAGCACGGCTGCCCTGCCTGCATATACTTGCGCTCAAATGGGGTAATAGGTGCTAAGGTCACCTCGGCTTGCTGGCTTTCTATACCAGCTAATTGCAAGGCTCTGGCAAACTCCAATACATAGAGCTGCCAATTGGAACGCACTTCTAATTGCCCACCCAGTGCCAACAGCGCCGCAAAACTCGGGCCGCCGTGCCAGCGCCGGCCTAAATGGGCGGCTTTTGGCCAAGGGTTGGGGTACAACAAGTAATGGTGACTGGGCTTAAGGCCGTGCTCCACCAGGAGCCGCCACAAGTCGTTTAGGTCGGCTCTTAACACCAAGTAGTTATCTTGTGCCGAGGCATAATGGGCATGTTTGCCTAAGCGATGAGCAGACTTATCCACCCCCACTACCACCGCCTCCGGGTGGCGCTGGGCCAGCACCGCCGTACTTTCCCCAACCCCGCAGCAGCTGTCTAACACCAGCGGCTTTGCGCTGTGCTTGGCAAGCCATTGCTCAAGTTCAGCAAAAGCGGCCAGGCTATGCTCGGCATAGGGCTTTTTAAAGGTATGACGAAGGTGGCGTGAGACCACCTCGTCGAGCTTTTCGTTTAGTCCTGCTTGGTTACTAACAACGGCTTTGGCTTCCATCAGTGACGCAGCCCCACGCCTTTACGAATAAGATGTAGTGCCAAGAAATACATGGCCACAATCATCACCACCAGTACCGTAAACGCTTGCCAAAGGGCGATATCAGAACTGCCAAGAAAGCCATAACGAAAGGCATTTACCATGTATAAAATCGGGTTCACATGGCTAAGTGCCTGCCAAAAGCCGGGCAGTAAGCTAATCGAGTAAAAAACCCCGCCAAGATAAGTCAGCGGTGTCAGCACAAAGGTCGGCACGATAGAGATATCGTCAAAGCTTTTTGCGAATAAGGCGTTGAGGAGCCCACCAAGACTAAACAACAACGACGTTAGAATAACGGTGACAATCACCACCAACGGGTGCTGAATATGAATATGGGCAAAGAACAGCGACACCACTGTCACAATGGCACCGACTAACAGGCCCCGAGCCATACCGCCGGCCACAAAGCCGAAAATGATGATGCTATTGGGAATAGGTGCCACCAGCATTTCTTCAATAAAGCGCTGAAATTTAGCCGAGAAAAAGCTCGATGCAACATTCGAATAGGAGTTGGTTATTACCGACATCATAATAAGGCCGGGCACGATAAACTCCATATAGTTATAACCGCCCATCTGCCCTACCCGGCTGCCGATAAGGCTACCGAAAATAATAAAGTACAGGGTCATGGTAATGGCCGGTGGCACCAGCGTTTGTACCCAAATGCGCATAAAGCGGTTGATTTCTTTATACACGATGGAGTTTAAGGCAACACGGTTACGGCTATTCATGCCTGACCTCCATTACGACCGTTTTCAACCAGGGTGACAAAAAGCTCTTCCAAGCGGTTGGATTTATTCCGCATGCTCAGCACCTCAACCCCCTGCGCGGTCAGCTGGGCAAAAAGTGGGTTAAGGCCCGCCTCTTTCGCCACTTGTACTTCCAGGCTGTTTCCTTCCAGCATTCTGGACTCAAAACCTTGCAGCGTCGGTACTGCACCGCCTTCTACCAGGTCGAGAATAAAGGTTTCGGTATTAAGCTTACCCAGCAGGCCTTTCATGGTGGTGTTTTCGACAATACGGCCGTGGTCGATGATGGCGATGTTGCGGCACAGCATCTCAGCCTCTTCAAGGTAATGGGTGGTTAAAATAATGGTTAACCCTTCCTCATTAAGTTGACGTAAATAGCGCCACATTGAGCGGCGAATTTCGATATCCACCCCGGCGGTAGGCTCATCGAGAATAAGCAGTTTCGGCTCGTGCACCAATGCCCGCGCAATCATCAGCCGGCGCTTCATCCCACCCGAAAGCTCGCGAGTACGGGCGTCTTTTTTGCCCCACAGATCCAGCTCTTTTAGCAGTTGTTCAGCTTTAACCAGGGCCTTTGCACGCGGCACACCGTAATAGCCCGCTTGGTTAACCACCACTTGCAGCACGGTTTCAAACTGATTGAAGTTAAATTCTTGTGGCACCAGCCCCAGGGAACTTTTTGCGGAAACCGGGTCACGGTCTAGGTCGTGGCCAAAGATAGTGACCTTGCCTTCACTCTTATTCACCAGTGACGACAAAATGCCAATGGTGGTGGATTTACCGGCACCGTTAGGGCCCAACAGGGCAAAAAAGTCACCCTGGGTGACTTGCAAGTCAATCCCTCTTAGGGCTTGGGTACCGCCTTTATAGGTTTTTTTAAGATTGCTGATATCCAGCGCAATGGAACTTGCTGACATGGTTCCTCCCGATTAAGTGTGGCCATTATACCCAGATCTTTCGATGGATGCCGACCATTGGGAGCCATTAATGCGTTAGATAAATAACCTTAAAAATCAAATGGAAATAGAATTTTTAATGCCAAAAACACGCTGTTTCAAAGATTCGCCCAGCGGCCTTTGCTATGGCGCTGTAATAAAGCGCGAAACTGCTCTGCTGGCTGCGGTTTCCCTAAATAGTACCCCTGCGCAATATCAACCTTTTCTGCTTCCAAAATGGCGAGCTGTTCGGCGGTTTCAACCCCTTCAGCCACCACCTGTAATTCCAGGTTATGGGCCATGTTGACGATGGCGCTGATAAGCGATCTTGCCTGTTGGTTGTCGTTGCCCAGCCCGCGAATAAAGCTCTGATCGATTTTCAAACAATCGACGGCAAAGCGTTTTAAATAACTTAGACTGGAATAGCCAGTACCAAAATCATCAATGGAAAGGCGCACATCCAGGCTTTTCAGTTTTTGCACCACCTCTAAGGTGGCTTCCACGTTGTCCATCATCAAGCTTTCGGTGAGTTCCAGCTCCAGGCTATTAGGGGGGATGTTGCTTTCTGCCAGCGCCGACTCCAGTAAAGTGAAAAAGTCGGCTCTTAGGATTTGTTTCACCGAAATATTCACCGCCATCAAGCCATCAAATCCGAGTTCTCGCCATATCGCCAGTTCACGGCAGGCTTCGGTTAGCGCCCAAGCCCCGAGCGGAATAATAAGGCCCGTTTCTTCGGCCAGCGGGATAAAGCGGCCCGGAGAAACCGCGCCTAAATCCGGACTTTCCCAACGTAACAGCGCCTCTGCCCCAACTAAACGTCCAGTGTCAATCTCGATTTGCGGTTGGTAATACAGTTGGAGCTGAGTCGAACCGATGGCGTCTTTTAAGGCCGACTCGATGCGTAGGCGCTCCGCCAGATTTTTGTCCATGTGTTGAGAAAAATAGCTACAGGAAGCTCGGCCGCTATCTTTGGCATGATAAAGCGCCGTATCAGCGCGGCGAAGCAGCTGGTCTGTACTGTCTCCGTCGGCGGGATAGAAAGACACACCGATGGATGTACTTATCCAAAGTCGGTGCCCTTTCACCACAAAAGGCTCGCTCATCACGGCCAGGATACTGTGCACTAACGTTTCAACCTGGCGGCGGTCTGCAACATTTGGCAGCAATAGCAGAAATTCGTCGCCGCCCTGGCGAGACAATACATCGTCATCACCACAAAGCGGGTGCAAACGCTTAACCACTTCTTTTAGCAAAGCGTCGCCAACATCGTGGCCAAGGCTGTCGTTAATCGATTTAAAGCGGTCTAAATCCAAGTAAATCATTGCCAGCTGCTGCTGGCGACGGGCAGCCGCCACAATGGCTTCATCGCAGCGCTCCACCAACCTGGTACGATTAGGTAACCCCGTTAGCGGGTCGTGATAGGCCAAAAAGGCAATGCGAGCCTCGGCAGCTTTTCGGTCGGTGATATCAGAAAAAACCGCGACGTAATGCAACACTTGGCCGACATTGTCTTTGACGCTGCGAATATTTAACCACTGCGGATAAATTTCGCCGCTTTTACGTTTATTCCAAATCTCCCCTTGCCAGCAGCCGATGTCATAAAGCTGCTTCCACATGGTTTGATAAAAGGTTTTATCTTGGTAGCCCGAACTTAAAACCCGGGGGGTTTTACCGACCACATCATCGGCACTAAAACCGGTAATGGCACAAAAGGCGCTGTTAACCGCCAAGATAGACTGCTGGGCGTCGGTTATCATCACACCGTCAAGGCTGACTTCCACCACTTGTGCCAGTAGGTGCAAATCGTGCTCCCGCCGCAGCCTATCGCTGATATCCCGAAACGACATCAGTAAAAAGGCTTGGCCTTGTTCCTCAAACAAACACCCCGAGGCCTCAGCGTCAATACGCTCTCCCCAGCGGGTTTGAAAATGCACCCGTTCACAGTGAAAAAGGTTATTTTGCATCTTGCTAAGGAGCACTTCTCGGTCTTTAAACATCAACCAAAGCCCCAATTCACTGGCGGTTTTACCTACCGCTTCTTCCTTTTGCCAGCCAATGGTTTTTACCCAGTTTTCATTAACATCAACAATGCGGCCATCGTCGAAGTGACTGATGGTGACCAAGTCAGGTAGCGACTTAAAGATACGCACAAAGCGCGACTGCTGTTCCAAGGTTTGCTGGTGGCTTTCGTTCAGTGCATTTAAAGCAGCATCTTCACTGTCCATGGTTTGGTTAAGTAAACGCCCTAACTGGCCCAGTTCATAGGTGGTCATGGCGGGAACACGAAGCGTACGCTCGCCGCCAATACGGCGCTGTAGCACGTCAAGAATATCGTCTAGCGGCTTCATCATCATGCGCCGATAAAGCCAATAAAAAACAGAACAGCCCAGCAAACACAAGACAAAGGCAAACACCAGTAGCCGCAGACGGTTTTGCAGTTGCAGGGCGTTTGACGGCAGGGTGTCAAACCACATCATCAGTGACACCTTGCCGTTATCCTGCGGATAAACAAAAAACGCTTGGCTGGCACCATAAACGGCACGGTGTTTATGCCAATTAGCGGGGTCAGGAAGCCACACTTTGGCTGCCAGTGCATCAACGGACATGCCCTGTAAGGCCGCATCGCTACTTTGCACCGCACGTCCTTGGCGAATAACTAACAGCCGGGTGAGCTGATGTTTGGCCACCAGCTCGCGAAAATCTTGCGTCAAAATACCTTCGCTGACATCACTGGCGTTATGTACCAAAGACGCCACTAAGGCCGATTTTTCTTGGGTTAGCTGCTTTACCACCGTCATATCAGCTCGCTGTTCAAGCCAAATACCGAGTAAGGCGCCAACTAACGCCAGCGATATCATGGTTAGCAGTAAACGCGTACGTAGGGATTGCCAGGAACGCAGAGGTGTCATCAATAAAACCTTGCCAGTAAATTCGTTATTGCTGAGATAAAGGAAGACGCCTGCTTGCCCTTTTAAGGAGATGAATAAAAAGGATCTGGGAAACAACAGACTAGATTCAGCCCAAAAGCATAGCAGCTAAGGCTTAGCCTGCTGATTGCAGGCGCTTAGATTGTGTTTTTTGGCCAACTATTCCGAGGAGTAGGTCACCTTTTTAGTGCACGTTATAGCTAAAGTATCGGCACCGGCCTACCAAGGCTCATGGTTTTAGCTTCACACCGATATTGTTACCCAGCGTTTTAGGTCAATAAGGGCAAGTAACAGCGCATAGAGTGCCAAAGACAACA
Encoded here:
- the panD gene encoding aspartate 1-decarboxylase, whose amino-acid sequence is MQRVMLQGKLHQARVTHSVLEYEGSCAIDQDLLDAAGILEYEEIQIYNIDNGERFTTYAISGERGSKVISVNGAAARRADKGDRIIICAFVRLDAEEVQKHKPSLVYLDAENNIVRTSKAIPVQVA
- a CDS encoding ABC transporter ATP-binding protein; this encodes MSASSIALDISNLKKTYKGGTQALRGIDLQVTQGDFFALLGPNGAGKSTTIGILSSLVNKSEGKVTIFGHDLDRDPVSAKSSLGLVPQEFNFNQFETVLQVVVNQAGYYGVPRAKALVKAEQLLKELDLWGKKDARTRELSGGMKRRLMIARALVHEPKLLILDEPTAGVDIEIRRSMWRYLRQLNEEGLTIILTTHYLEEAEMLCRNIAIIDHGRIVENTTMKGLLGKLNTETFILDLVEGGAVPTLQGFESRMLEGNSLEVQVAKEAGLNPLFAQLTAQGVEVLSMRNKSNRLEELFVTLVENGRNGGQA
- the trmB gene encoding tRNA (guanine(46)-N(7))-methyltransferase TrmB gives rise to the protein MEAKAVVSNQAGLNEKLDEVVSRHLRHTFKKPYAEHSLAAFAELEQWLAKHSAKPLVLDSCCGVGESTAVLAQRHPEAVVVGVDKSAHRLGKHAHYASAQDNYLVLRADLNDLWRLLVEHGLKPSHHYLLYPNPWPKAAHLGRRWHGGPSFAALLALGGQLEVRSNWQLYVLEFARALQLAGIESQQAEVTLAPITPFERKYMQAGQPCWQLKADLNLA
- the panC gene encoding pantoate--beta-alanine ligase, with translation MRTVHSVKDLRAQVKAWHQKGEKVALVPTMGNLHEGHLTLVREAKQQADRVVVSIFVNPMQFGANEDLSAYPRTPEEDSRALFDEGVDLLFMPPPEALYPHGMEGHTKVEVPGISDLYCGQTRPGHFRGVTTVVCKLFNLVQPDVACFGMKDYQQLAVIRRMVEDLAMPIEIRGVATVRAESGLALSSRNGYLIAEQRQQAPALYATLQAMGEALAQGNTDFAALIEQGKSRLEQAGFKPDYLHILNADTLAPATKNDQEVVLLAAAYIGKARLIDNLLVNLQA
- a CDS encoding EAL domain-containing protein, giving the protein MTPLRSWQSLRTRLLLTMISLALVGALLGIWLEQRADMTVVKQLTQEKSALVASLVHNASDVSEGILTQDFRELVAKHQLTRLLVIRQGRAVQSSDAALQGMSVDALAAKVWLPDPANWHKHRAVYGASQAFFVYPQDNGKVSLMMWFDTLPSNALQLQNRLRLLVFAFVLCLLGCSVFYWLYRRMMMKPLDDILDVLQRRIGGERTLRVPAMTTYELGQLGRLLNQTMDSEDAALNALNESHQQTLEQQSRFVRIFKSLPDLVTISHFDDGRIVDVNENWVKTIGWQKEEAVGKTASELGLWLMFKDREVLLSKMQNNLFHCERVHFQTRWGERIDAEASGCLFEEQGQAFLLMSFRDISDRLRREHDLHLLAQVVEVSLDGVMITDAQQSILAVNSAFCAITGFSADDVVGKTPRVLSSGYQDKTFYQTMWKQLYDIGCWQGEIWNKRKSGEIYPQWLNIRSVKDNVGQVLHYVAVFSDITDRKAAEARIAFLAYHDPLTGLPNRTRLVERCDEAIVAAARRQQQLAMIYLDLDRFKSINDSLGHDVGDALLKEVVKRLHPLCGDDDVLSRQGGDEFLLLLPNVADRRQVETLVHSILAVMSEPFVVKGHRLWISTSIGVSFYPADGDSTDQLLRRADTALYHAKDSGRASCSYFSQHMDKNLAERLRIESALKDAIGSTQLQLYYQPQIEIDTGRLVGAEALLRWESPDLGAVSPGRFIPLAEETGLIIPLGAWALTEACRELAIWRELGFDGLMAVNISVKQILRADFFTLLESALAESNIPPNSLELELTESLMMDNVEATLEVVQKLKSLDVRLSIDDFGTGYSSLSYLKRFAVDCLKIDQSFIRGLGNDNQQARSLISAIVNMAHNLELQVVAEGVETAEQLAILEAEKVDIAQGYYLGKPQPAEQFRALLQRHSKGRWANL
- the dksA gene encoding RNA polymerase-binding protein DksA; protein product: MAEVKKKSSLGVLAIAGVEPYQEKPGEEYMNEDQLAHFRKILEAWRRQLREEVDRTVTHMKDEAANFADPADRASQEEEFSLELRTRDRERKLIKKIEKTLQIIEEGEYGFCESCGIEIGIRRLEARPTAELCIDCKTLAEIREKQMAG
- the panB gene encoding 3-methyl-2-oxobutanoate hydroxymethyltransferase, which codes for MSKVNEAALKKRISISTLHKMKQRGEKFATLTAYDASFAKLFDDHGVSMLLIGDSLGNVVQGLDDTLAVTVDDIAYHTRCVRAATQGALIVADLPFMSYATHEKACENAATLMRAGAQMVKLEGGEWICDTIRSLVQRSVPVCAHIGLMPQSVHLMGGYKVQGKSDEDAQRILREAKAVEAAGAQLLVIECVSQKVAKAVTEALSIPVIGIGAGPDTDGQILVMHDLFGISAGHIPKFSKNFLTETGNMQQAVARYVSDVAEGHFPAAEHSFE
- the pcnB gene encoding polynucleotide adenylyltransferase PcnB; its protein translation is MISRVIDFCRRVVGGKEQQITSVIARDNHNISRKAISDNALKVLYRLNKAGYQAYLVGGGVRDLLLGLKPKDFDIVTNATPDEIKKLFRNCRLVGRRFRLAHILFGREVIEVATFRGSLTDNPDAARSDEGMLLRDNAYSDSVEEDALRRDFSINALYYNIADYSIIDFAGGMQAIENRRIELIGDPATRYREDPVRMLRAVRFATKLDMDIAPATAAPIQELASLLDDIPAARLFEESLKLFMAGHGLDNFRMLCDYGLFQRLFPSLTPFLSDQRASRFIQLALENTDYRVRNDMKSTPAYLFAALLWPVLDIRAQDILLESGLPSNDAYQIAMNEVLDEQCRHIAIPRRFTTTIREIWTLQTRLDKRAGRRAERLFEHPRFRAAYDFLEMRGEVEGKEIKALAEWWKEYQNVEGAERQRLVAGIFDSKGAKRRKPRKRKPRRKPNNEQ
- the gluQRS gene encoding tRNA glutamyl-Q(34) synthetase GluQRS; translation: MASHYIGRFAPSPSGPLHLGSLVAALGSFLDARANNGRWLVRIEDIDPPREMPGADSAILRTLDAFGLHWDGEIRYQSQCHAAYDARLAALAARQQSYRCGCTRKQLKAQGLHSRKDCQTPPEGQPAALRFKNDAPVYRFTDRRLGAVEVGQTLAAEDFIIHRKDGLYAYQLAVVSDDIDQGVTHVVRGLDLLDATVWQLGLYNALGASHCHYLHLPLVLGDDGQKLSKQNHADPINDKAPLPALKQAMAYLGLKARDDSSVDALLSDAITQWSWLDDSQPAQA
- the folK gene encoding 2-amino-4-hydroxy-6-hydroxymethyldihydropteridine diphosphokinase, which translates into the protein MSNKAYIGLGANLTSPARQLWQALHHLAALPETRLLASSSFYRSAPMGPQDQPDYVNAVALIDTALAPLALLDALQAIENQQGRIRTRHWGERTLDLDLLLYGQITLDLPRLKVPHYGLKDRNFVIQPLFELSPELVLPDGKALVDLACTTNDLVKVAPPLCDCRTLR
- a CDS encoding ABC transporter permease, which translates into the protein MNSRNRVALNSIVYKEINRFMRIWVQTLVPPAITMTLYFIIFGSLIGSRVGQMGGYNYMEFIVPGLIMMSVITNSYSNVASSFFSAKFQRFIEEMLVAPIPNSIIIFGFVAGGMARGLLVGAIVTVVSLFFAHIHIQHPLVVIVTVILTSLLFSLGGLLNALFAKSFDDISIVPTFVLTPLTYLGGVFYSISLLPGFWQALSHVNPILYMVNAFRYGFLGSSDIALWQAFTVLVVMIVAMYFLALHLIRKGVGLRH